DNA from Capillibacterium thermochitinicola:
TGGTTTGATCATAATATCTTCAAGTCCAATCAGTTCCTCGACGATGAAACCGACATGACCGCGGCCGCTGTTGATGATCACGACGGGAATGCGCATTTTATCCCGGGCAAAGGGGAAGCGGAAATGTTCGCCTAAATCAACCAAAGGAATCGTTTCGGGATAACGGTAAAAGATCAGTTGGTCACCGGCCGTATGAATCTCCTCTTCTTTAATGATTATACTTTGTACCACGTCGGTCACGGGAATCCCAAAGATTTGGCCACCGACTTTGACCATAAACGATTGAATGATGGCCAACGTTAAAGGCACACGCAGCAAAAAGGTTGTCCCGCGGCCGGGTTCGGTTTGGACATCAATATCGCCTTGCAGTCTTTTCAGGTTGGTTTTGACCACGTCCATCCCAACGCCCCGTCCGGAAATTTCACTCACTTGTGAAGAGGTGGAAAACCCGGGCGTAAAGATGAGACGGATTATCTCTTCGTCACTCAAATTATTATCTTCGCTGATTAATCCGGTGGCGATGGCTTTTTCTTTAATCTTTTCCAAGTCAAGGCCTCGTCCGTCGTCGGAAACACTGATCACGATGTGACTACCTTCCTGGCGGGCACCAAGGGTGATATGGCCGGTGGGGTCCTTGCCCAGTTTTTTTCTGGTCTCCATGTCTTCAAGCCCGTGGTCGACCGCGTTGCGAAGGAGGTGTGTTAAAGCATCAATCAGCTCCTCGCCGATGTGTTTATCGATCTCGGTATCTTCTCCGACAAAATGCAGCTCTACCTTTTTCCCAAGTAGTTTTGTGATGTCCCGTACGATTTTGGGGAAACGGGAAAACAGCTGACGGACGGGGATCATCCTTAAGTCCATTGCCCCAATTTGGAGGGTGGAGACGGTTTGGTCAAGCTCCTGGAGGATTTTGGCCAACTGTTCCCAGGTTGGTTTCCCTTGGTAGCCACTTTGGTAAAGGTGGGAGAGGCTGGTTTTGATGGTCAGCAGCTTGCCCAGTTGATTGATGACATTATCTATGCGTTCTGCTTTCACGCGGATGGTCTGACCGGCAGACAAACTATCGCCGGCACTGGGGTCAATCCCTTTTTGGTCATCATTTCGGTAATTCCATTTACGGATATTGATCTCTTGGACCCCGTTATTTAGGGGGTAATTAAGGATTGACTGTTCCATTTCCGGTGTCAACTGGTCTTCGGTGAACAGAACCACCCGAAAGGACGCGTAGTTTTCTTCTGGAATTAAATCTTCACTTGGCGCGGTGGTCAGCACATTGCCGAGGGTACGAAGATAACGGAGAAAGATGACCGCGGAAACACTCCGCATTTGCGCGTCGGATGAAAACTTGAGGTCGATCTCGTAGACGCATTTTCCTTCTTCCTGCCATGCATTGACCTTTGCTTTTTCTTCTTCGCTCAGGATGAGCGGGGGGACCGGTTTCTGGTTGGTTTCGCGGGTGGAGGATTCTTTGTTCGTAAGGGATTTTATTCTTTCCAACCATTTTTCGCCCGCAAAAGGAGTAGTCATGACATTTTTCGTCAGATAATTACTGAACTCGTCGGTAAAAGAGAGCAACAGGTCAACAGCTTCGTTGTCCAATGCGTACTGCCCATTGCGGACGGCGGAAAAAAGGTTCTCGATCTCGTGCATAACTTCTGTTACTTCAGTGAGGCCGATCAATCCGGAGGACCCTTTAATGTTATGGGCAAGCCGGAACATTTCGTCAATAAACTCGGATTGACGTTCTTTATCAGCTTCGATTTGGAGCAGGATCGTCACCAAGCGTTCAATTTGTTCGCTGGTTTCGGCGATGAAGGCCGCTAAAAGATCACTGTCAATAAAATTGGCATCTCTCTGGTCGGTCATCTCATTTCAACCCCTTAACATTGCCCTTTCTTCCGGGACTTAGAACGGCCGGACTGGTTAACCAATCGGCCGTTCAGCATGCTTATCGAATGAAAAGATTAATCTTGGGTGACGGACGGGTTGGTTTCGGCAATGATCTGTTCCAACTGCTCTTGACTGTTAATGGACATGATCTTGTCCAAATCAAGGATCAGAATCAGCCGGTTGCCCAGTTTTCCCATGGCCTTGAGGTACTGTGTTTCGGGACGGGCGGAGAGCTCCGGGGTGACTTGGATCTGTTCGGCGGGGATGTTAAGAATATCGGAGACTTGATCAACGGTAAGCCCAACAATCTTCCCGTTCATCTCAATAACAATAATCACCGTGAATTCGTGGTCGGTGCGGGGGGGAAGACCGAACCTTTTTCGTAAGCAAATAGTGGGGATCACATCACCACGGAAATTAATGACGCCCTCCACGAAATCGGGAGCATGGGGTATTTTGGTCGGGGTGACATGCCGGATGATTTCTTGTACCCGGAGCACGTCCAGACCATACTCCTCGTTGCCAACGGAAAAGATAATAAGCTGTTCCTCCGCTTCGGAGCTGGTGAATTGCAAGTTTAAAATATCCATGGTGTTATCTGTTCTGGCCATGGTGTACACCCCCAATTAAAAATGTGCAATACTATCTTCTTTAAAAAACAATCGGTCTTTTATCGCTCGAAAGATAGAGCGCTGATTGGGGAGGCGGTCAGACTCAATTTCGTCCTGGTGGTCCACCTCGAGTTTGAAGAAGTCAATTTGCCGGCGGAGAGTTTCAGCCTCGGCATACAACGCTTCGCAGGAAGAGGTTAACTCCTCAACCAAGGCCGCATTTTCCTGGGTTACCTGGTTTAATTGTGCAAGCGAAGCCTTAATTTGTTGGGAAGAACTGGACTGTTCACGCATTGCCGCTGCTACTTCCATGATCACGTCGGAGGTTCGCTTGCTGTTGATCACAATCTGTTCGAGCATTTCCGAGGAGCTGTTGACCAGTTCATTGCCGATCTCAACCCGGTTGACGCTTTCATTGATCAGTTGCTCAATTTCTTTGGCCGATTCAGCGGTCCGGCTGGCCAGGTTCCTCACCTCGGCCGCGACTACCGCAAACCCCCGGCCCTGCTCCCCGGCGCGGGCCGCTTCGACCGCTGCATTCAAG
Protein-coding regions in this window:
- a CDS encoding chemotaxis protein CheA is translated as MTDQRDANFIDSDLLAAFIAETSEQIERLVTILLQIEADKERQSEFIDEMFRLAHNIKGSSGLIGLTEVTEVMHEIENLFSAVRNGQYALDNEAVDLLLSFTDEFSNYLTKNVMTTPFAGEKWLERIKSLTNKESSTRETNQKPVPPLILSEEEKAKVNAWQEEGKCVYEIDLKFSSDAQMRSVSAVIFLRYLRTLGNVLTTAPSEDLIPEENYASFRVVLFTEDQLTPEMEQSILNYPLNNGVQEINIRKWNYRNDDQKGIDPSAGDSLSAGQTIRVKAERIDNVINQLGKLLTIKTSLSHLYQSGYQGKPTWEQLAKILQELDQTVSTLQIGAMDLRMIPVRQLFSRFPKIVRDITKLLGKKVELHFVGEDTEIDKHIGEELIDALTHLLRNAVDHGLEDMETRKKLGKDPTGHITLGARQEGSHIVISVSDDGRGLDLEKIKEKAIATGLISEDNNLSDEEIIRLIFTPGFSTSSQVSEISGRGVGMDVVKTNLKRLQGDIDVQTEPGRGTTFLLRVPLTLAIIQSFMVKVGGQIFGIPVTDVVQSIIIKEEEIHTAGDQLIFYRYPETIPLVDLGEHFRFPFARDKMRIPVVIINSGRGHVGFIVEELIGLEDIMIKPINKAMGEVQQIAGAALLGSGQIGLILNHQLIAQQLLNID
- a CDS encoding chemotaxis protein CheW, with the protein product MARTDNTMDILNLQFTSSEAEEQLIIFSVGNEEYGLDVLRVQEIIRHVTPTKIPHAPDFVEGVINFRGDVIPTICLRKRFGLPPRTDHEFTVIIVIEMNGKIVGLTVDQVSDILNIPAEQIQVTPELSARPETQYLKAMGKLGNRLILILDLDKIMSINSQEQLEQIIAETNPSVTQD